From the Papaver somniferum cultivar HN1 chromosome 2, ASM357369v1, whole genome shotgun sequence genome, the window CATCCCCAGTTAGAATTGCTTTGAAGCAACGACCACAACCTTATTAATCAACAAAACTAGTGAAACTGAGATTATACAACGGCAATTTAAAGATCTCTAGCGTCTTTCCGATCATAACCACCAGCACGTTTCCTTAAATCATTAACAGCTTCATCTTCATCACTACTACTGATCTCCTCGGCTTTACCAACAACAGTCTCTTTGATTTTCTGTGTAGTATCTTTTGTAGCTTCCCAAACATTTTTAACAGTTTCCTTGGCTTTTTCTCCTGCATTTGATACAGTCTCTTTGGCTTTCTCACCTAAATTAGACGCACTCTCAGTTGCATCACTTGCTCCttcttttgctttgtctttcatcGTTCCAGCCATGTCTTTGGTCTTTTCTTTCATATCTACACCCTTCTCTTTTGCACTCCCCATAGCATCCATGGTCTTATCCTTCACGGAACCTGCCGCATCCATGGTCTTATCCTTCATCGAACCTGCCGCATCTTTTGCCTTGTCTTTCCATTCCCCTGCTTTCTCTTTTGTACTGTCCATATTGTCTTTCATTTTTTCCTGTGCATCACCAGACAATTTCCTGGCTTTATCAGCACTAGCTGCGATTGTTCCTGATGCTTCATCAGCTAGTGAATCTTTATCGTGTTTTTCATCTACAGTTCTATATCCTGCTTTCTCTCTCATTTCTCCGGCTGCTGTATTCCTATCCTGTAAAAATCGTcaaacaaaactattaatataatGGGAAGAGAGAAATCTATAGTGTTTCTTTTGAAGTTTTAAGTGTTCTAATCGAGACTTACTTGATTAGGATTCGAGCTTGAATAAGCAGTGGTGAAGCAAACTCTTGAGACTTTGCGAACAGATACCGACGACGAAGGAAAACAGAGGTTTTGTGGGAAGGATTTTGTGATATTCA encodes:
- the LOC113354182 gene encoding late embryogenesis abundant protein Dc3-like, which gives rise to MAAMYFAKNALMNITKSFPQNLCFPSSSVSVRKVSRVCFTTAYSSSNPNQDRNTAAGEMREKAGYRTVDEKHDKDSLADEASGTIAASADKARKLSGDAQEKMKDNMDSTKEKAGEWKDKAKDAAGSMKDKTMDAAGSVKDKTMDAMGSAKEKGVDMKEKTKDMAGTMKDKAKEGASDATESASNLGEKAKETVSNAGEKAKETVKNVWEATKDTTQKIKETVVGKAEEISSSDEDEAVNDLRKRAGGYDRKDARDL